The following DNA comes from Streptomyces globosus.
CAGCGATCTGGCCGCCCTGGACGACGGCCCCATGTGGGCGGCCGGCTTCGCCCTCACCGAGGTGACGGACGAGGTGGAGGAGCGGATCGCCGCCCTCGTGAGGCGGGCGGCCGGCTGACCTGCACACGGCACGCGGTGAAGGGGTGGAGGGCGGGCGTCCTGGGCGGGTGCCACCCGCTCGGCCACGGCCCTCGCATGCGCTGCACGGCAGCGGGGCCGGGGCGGGGTCCGCTCCCCCGTGGCGGACCGCGCCCCGGCCCCGGGGCCGTCAGCGGCGTTCCGTGCCGCCGCCCCCGCCGCCTTCGCGGCGCCTGCGGCTGCGGCGTCCGAGGGCGCCGGCCGCTCCGACCAGCGCACCCGTGAGCGCGCCCGCGACGAGGATGCGCAGCAGCTCTTCCATCGACCACTCCCTGGTTCCGCGGGCCGGGTGCCCGTTCGGCGATGCATGGGGACACTAGCGGCGGCGGAGACGGCCTGGCTTGGACGAATTTGACCTCGCCTCAGAGGGTGAGCGCCCCTTCCGCGAGCCGGGCCCCGGCCATCCGGCCGGGGGTGGTGTCGGCCAGGGCGCGGAACTCTCGGTTCAGGTGGGCCTGGTCGTAGTAGCCGCATGCGGCGGTCACGTCGGCGGGGGTGACGTGCTCGCTGGTGAGCAGGCGCACGGCCCGCCGGAAGCGAAGTACGCGCGCGGACGCCTTCGGTGTGAGGCCGACCTGCTGGGTGAAGCGGCGGACCAGATGCCCCTGGCTCCAGCCGACTTCGGCGGCGATCCGGCCGATCGGGACCGTGCCGCCGGTGCGGCGCAGCAGCCGCCACGCCTGGACGACCTCCGGGGCGGGCACCGGGCCGCTGTCGAGCCGCGCGGTCAGCGCGGCGTCCAGCAGGTCGAACCGGGTCGTCCAACTGCGGGTGGCGGCCATCCGGTCCACCAGGAGCCGTGCCGACGGCCCGAGGATGTCGCCGAGTCCGACGGCCCTGTTGGTCAGCTCCCCCATGGGCAGGGCGAACAGCCGGTAGGCGCCGAGCGGGGTCAGTTCCAGGCGGATCGCCTCCTGCCCGCCGGGGTGGTCGCAGACGCGGGGACCGTCCTCCAGGCCCACCACGAGCGCGCCGGTGGCCTGGCCGGTCAGGCCCGTGTCGTCCGCGAGCCGCCGCACCTGGGCGAACGGCTCGCCGAGGTTGATCAGCACCACGGCGCGGCCGGTCGGTACGAGCCGCACCCGGTAGGGCGTGGCCGCCGCCTCCCAGTAGCCGGCGTAGCTGTGCAGGAAGGGCCTCAGGTGGGCGGGCCACGGCCGGGTCACCCGCCATCGGCCGCCCGTACGGGTCATCCGTACGCCGTGGCCGTCCGCCCTCGTCGCCCCGGTCACCGGCATGCACGCCCTCCCTCTGCCTGCCGGGCCCCCGCCCCCGTCCGGTCGGTGCGGCCCGGCCCGAGCCCCCGATCGGCTTCAGGATTCCAGACGCGCCGGAGGGCCGGCGAAAGATCCGGACATCCCTATTGTCCCGTTATCGTCCTTCTCGGCTCCCACAGGGCGGCGGGAAGGACACCTCGGTGGACGGCGGCGCGAGCACCACGGACCAGGGCGACCGGCCGCGCGGACCGCGCGCCTACATCGGGTCGTTCACCACGGGCGGCGGCCACGGCATCACGACCGCCGCGGTGGATCCCGCCACGGGGGCGCTGACTCCCCTCGCCACCGCGAACGGGATCGTGAACCCAGCCTGCCTGGCGCTCGGCGGCGGGGGGCGGTTCCTGTATGCGGTGAGCGACAGCGACGACGGCGAGGGCGTCGTCGCGGCATACCGGACCGCGGCCGACGGGCTCGTCCCGCTCGGCCGGCCGGCACCGGTCGGCGGGCGCGGGCCCACCCACCTGGGCCTGGCCGGCGGCCGGCTGCTGACCGCCCACTACGCCTCCGGCAGCGTGAGCAGCCTCCGTCTCGGCGCGGACGGCAGCCCCGCCGGGGACCTGTGCGTCCTCGCCCATGAGGGCGCGGGCCCCGACCCGGACCGGCAGACCGGCCCGCACGCCCACCAGGTGCTGGCCGACCCGTCGGGCCGCTGGATCCTCAGCGTCGACCTCGGCACCGACTCCGTACGCGTCTGCGCCCTCGACCCTGCGACGGGCGCGCTGCGCCTGCACGCGGAGACGGCCCTTCCGGCCGGGAGCGGGCCGCGCCACCTGGTGTTCGCCCCGGGCGGGGGCACCGCGTACGTCGTGCACGAACTGGAGCCTCTCCTGACGGTCTGCCGCTGGGACGCGGCGACAGGCAGGCTCGATCCCGCCGGCGGGGTGCCGCTGGCCTCGCCGGAGGCGGCGGGCGTACGCGAGTACCCCTCGGTGGGCCTGGTGTCGGGCGACGGGCGGTTCCTGCGGGTGGCGGTCCGCGGCAGCAACGTGCTCCACACGTTCGCCCTGTCCGGGGACGCGGGGGAGCCACGGCACGTGCAGACGCTGCCGTGCGGCGGGAGTTGGCCGCGCGACCTCGCGGCCGACCCGTCGGGGCGGCGCGTCTACGTCTCCAACGAGTGGTCGGGGGACGTCACGTGGTTCGAGGCCGACTCCCGGACCGGGCGGCTGAGCCGCTCCGGGCAGGTGGAGGTCCCGGCAGCCGCCTGCGTCGTGTTCGCCTGACACCCGGCGGCGCCCGCCGCCGACGCGGGCAGGCTGTTACGAGACGCCCAGCCCGTTCGGCGTAGGCAGCCACGCGGCCGGGCATCCGGCCGCCGAGCCCGGAGGCCAAGCGGCGCACGGGCCGTCACGGGGCCGCACCCCCGCGCCCGTCACACGCCGTTGACCCCTGTCCGTTACACGGGAGTGTTACGGAATTGTCCGCATGGGGAAACACGCGCCCGAGATGCGGCGTTCGGCGGTGCGGGGGCGCCAGAGTGTGGCGCCTCGGCACGATGCCGGGAACCGCACGGAGTCCGGCCGGCGCGATGGCGTCCCGTCCGGGCTCGCCTCTCGAAGGAGTCACCCCCATGTCTGCTTCCCTCCCCACCCGCCGCCTGCTCGCCGCGGTCCTCGCCGCCGGATCCCTGGTCGGCGCGACCGCGCTGCCGGCCGCCGCCCACGACGACGACCGGCGCGACCGCCGTGCGGCCCGCTACTCCGCCCTCGCCATCGGCGACGTTCAGCACGAGAGCCTCACCCGCACCCGCGGCCGCACCGTGAACGACCTGAACCGCGAGTGGGTCGAGGTGCGGAACAACGGCCGGCAGGCCGTGGAGCTGCGCGGGTTCACCCTCACCGACCGCGAGGGCAACCGCTACCGCTTCGACCGCCTCCGCCTCGACGGCCGTTCCAGTGTCCGGGTCCACACCGGTCAGGGCCGCGACACGCGCACCGACGTCTACCAGGACAGCCGCCGCGAGATCTGGGACGAGCGCGACACCGCCACGCTGCGCGACGCCCGCGGGAACATCGTCGACACCCAGTCGTGGGGCGGCCGCGAGGGCCGCCGCCGCTGACCTCTGACGCCCTGCCGCCGGTGCTGCCCGGTCCGGCGGAGTCCGCGGCCGGAAGCGGGACACGGCGGTCGTCCGAGTGCCGGAGGGCGCCGTCCGGTCAGGGCCGCCGGCGGCGGTCGGCCGCGTCGAAGCGGGCGAGGGCGAGCGCCCCGGGGTGCAGTGAGCGCTCCAGGGCAGCGGCCAGGGAGCCGTCGAGGCCGCCGACGGAGTCGGCGAGGTCCAGGGCGGCGTCGCGGGCGATCTCCGCGGCGACCTCCCCGGCCGGGGTGCGCGGGCCCAGTTTGCCGACGGCGGCCGCGGCCCGCGCCGGCGTGAGGAGCGCGGCCGCCTGGGAGAGGAGCCAGCCGGGCACCCCGGCGGCGCCTTCGGGCGGCGCGGTGTAGGGGCGCGAGCCGGCGTAGCGCTGGTCCTCGGCGAAGGCCGGGTGCTTCACCTTGGCCACCGGGCGGGCGCCCCCGCCCGTGGCGGGGTCCGGCCCGGGCACCACCCACCAGTCGCAGGCGGGCTTGACGACGATCCCCTCCGCGAGGTTGCCGGGCAGCGCAGGCAGGCCGAGGAGCGCCGGCACCCTGGTCTCGAACACCGGCGACGCCTCCTGGACCCGGGCCAGGGTGCCGCGGGCGAGGAGCGGGGCGCAGTGCAGGCCCGCGGCCGCCGCGGCCTCCCGCAGGGCGCGCTCGCCCGCCCAGCAGGTGCCGTCGCCGGTCCGGACGACGGCGTCGAACGGCAGCCAGAGCAGTCCCGGCGCATACCAGACGCCGGTCTGGACGGGCTCCGCGCCGGGGGCGTGCGGGACGTCGGGGTGCGGGTAGCGTCCGCCGGCGAGTTCCCCGTACAGGGTGACCGGGGCCGTGGGGTCCGCCCCGTAGCGGCGGCGCAGTGCGGCGGCGCACCGTCCGGCGGCGACGGCGAGGGCGGGCCAGATCCGGGCGACGCCGAAGAAGTCGTCCAGGCCGCCCTCCGCGAGCAGTTCGCGGCGCTTGGCCGGGCGGACTCCCCTCCGGTCGCAGTGCACGGCGAAGTTCGCGCCGTGGACCTTCTCCTGGGCGACCCACTCGCGGGCAGCCCGCCCCGCACCGCCGGGCCGGGCCCGGGAGGGGATCTTGGGGTAGGGCGACCAGTCGGCGTCCGGGCCGCGGGCGCCCGCCGGGGGCGTCCGCGGGGCGGACCCGTCCATCGTGACCTCCGTGGCGTCCGCCGGGGGAAGGCCTGATCGTAACGGCCGCAAGCGTCCCCGGCCGCCTGTTTTTCCGCGGGCCTGGGGGCGTGCGAGGGACGCGGCGGGGTCAGGGGGTGCCGTCGTCGTAGGTGCCGCGTTCGACCTCGAGGGCCAGGGTGCGCAGGACGTCGGTGGAGGTGAGGTCCGTACGGCCGTTGTCGTGGGCCATGGCCAGGCTGGTGAAGGCGAGGCTGAAGCCGGCGACCATGCTCTGGAGGGCCGGCCCGAGCGAGCCCGCGACCAGGCGGACGACCTCCTTCGGGGCGGCGTCGGCAGGGACGCGGACCGAGGGGAGCATCTCGTTGAGGAGCTCCGTGACGACCTGTGACTCCGCCTCGGGGACCTCGGGATCCTCGCCCGCCTCCACCGCGTGCCGGATCTCCTGGACCTCCGTCAGGATGGCGATGACCCGCTTCAGGATTTCCGCGCGTTCCATCCCAGGATCGTACCGGCGCCCCCGCGGGCGGGACATGGGGCGCGCGCCGGGAGCCTGCCGCTACTCGACGCCGTCCGCGCCCTGGCGGCGGCGGTCGCTGGCACGGCGGACGCGGTCGGTATGCCGGTTCACGGCGTCGATGCGGTCGGCGAGCTCGGGGTGCCCGGCGCGTACGTGCGGTGCGGCCGCGCTGAGCGGGCCGAGCAGGTCGGCGGCGTCGTCGCCGGCGAGTGCGCTGCGGACCCTGCCGATCGAGGCGCTGCCCGGCCTGTCGAGGCCGGTGAGCGCGCTGACCTGGCCGGCGAGCTGGCGCAGGTCCCCCGCGTTCTGCCGGGCCCAGGTGTTGACGCTGCGCTGTGCCGCGCGGGAGTCGCGGGTGGCCTGGACGCGCTGCTCGCCCGTCGCGCCGACGGCTCCGGGACGCAGCCGCAGGTAGCGGCGCTCGGCGGCCTGCCGGCTGGCGACGCCGAGGGGGCCGGCCAGGTCGGCCCAGCTCGCGCCGGCGGCGCGGGCCGTCTCGATGAGCCCGCTCTCCCACGAGGCGAGCTGTTCGCGGACCTCGCGCAGGAGCAGCAGGGCGGCCAGGGCGGAGTCCGTGTCGCGGGGGCCGTCCGCCTCCTGGCCGTGGGCGTCCTGGACGGCCCTGCCGATCGCGTCGAGGGCGGCCGCGGCGGCCGGGAAGGAGGCCGGGGAGCCGGGCGGCCCGGCGGGCTGCTGGGGTGTGGTCACGGATACCTCCCGGGTGTGGGGACCGGTACGCGCACCGGTGGCGGAGAGACTACCCCGGCCCCCGACTCGTCATCCACAGGGTTACATCACTGCTTGTCATCGGTTGGATGACATGCTACAACGGAGGTGTCCGAAGCGCACTGGCACCGCAGCCGAGACGACCGGAGGTGTTCTTCCATGCTGATGCGCACCGACCCCTTCCGTGAGATGGACCGCCTCGCCCAGCAGCTCCTCGGCCCGGGGACGTGGTCCAGGCCGTCCGCCATGCCGATGGACGCGTACCGGGACGGCGACACGTACGTGATCGCCTTCGACATCCCGGGCGTGGCGAAGGAGGCCGTCGACATCGACGTCGAGCGGAACATGCTGACGGTCCGCGCCGAGCGCAGGCCCGCGGCCAAGTCGGACCAGGCTCAGGTGGAGCTGTCCGAGCGGCCCCTCGGGGTGTTCTCCCGGCAGGTCGTGCTGGCCGACACCCTCGACACCGAGCACATCGAGGCCGACTACGACGCGGGCGTGCTGACGCTCCGCATCCCGATCGCCGAGCGCGCCAAGCCCCGCAAGATCGCCATCGGCGACGGCTCCCGCAGGCAGATCAGCAGCTGACGGCCGGCGGCCTGCGGGCCGCCCACACCCCCGGGCCGTAAGGAGCCGGCGATGACCCTGCGATGGGACGCCTTCATCGAACGCGTCCGCGAACGCGGCGAGTACGGCAGCCGCGACGAGGCCGACCGGGCGGCGCGGGTGGTCCTCGCGCTGCTCGGCGCGCACCTGGTGGGCGAGGACCGGGCCCGGGTCGCCGCGGGCCTGCCCGAGGCCTACGCCCTGATCCTGCTCAACCCGCTGCGGGCTGCCGAACCGCTCGACCCGCAGCGGTTCGTACGGGCCACCGCGGCCTGGATCGAGGGGGCGACGGAGGCGACGGCCCGGTGGGACGTCAGCGCGGTCCTCAGCGTCGTCGCCGACAGCCTCGACGACGAGGTGCTGCGGAGGGTCCTGCTCCAACTCCCGCCGGGCTACGACCTGCTCTTCGGCCGCCCGCAGGAGGCCTGACCGGGTACCGGAGCGCCGGTCCCGCCGCCTCGGCCGGGCAACCGCCGCCGGGCAACCGCCGCCGCCGGGGCGGCGCGTCACCCGTTCGCCCCGCCGCCCGCGGCCGCGGGCGGCAGCGGCGGCGGGCATGCTGGGCACATGGCCGTGCCCGCCGCTCCCCCGCCGACGGCAAGAGCAGCCCGCCGCGCGCTGCCGGCGTCCCGCCGGTGACCGGCGCGGCCGCCCCGTCCTCCGCGGCCCACCCGGCAGGGCCGCCGCGTCCCCCACGCCCGGGCCGCGTCCGCGGGCTGCTGCCGCCGGTCGCCGCCTGGCTCGCCGCGAACCTCGCCACCTGGCTGGTCGCCGCCCTGTCAGCGGCCAGCGACGGCTCCCGGATCGCCTACTGGTCCACGGCCGCCAGGCGCCGGTGGGACGCCGAGCACTACCTCTCCATCGCCCGCGCCGGCTACGAGCTGTTCCCGTGCCGTGAGCGGCACCCGGATTTCGCTGACGTCCTGTGCGGCAACACCGCCTGGTTCCCCGGCTACCCCATGGCCGTGCGGGCCGTGTCCGCCACGGGGCTGCCGTACGAGGCCGCCGCCGCGGTCGTCACGGAGGCGTCCCTGCTCGGCATGTTCGTCCTGCTGTGGCGGCTCCTCGGAGACCGGCCCGGCCGGGCCGGCGGCCTGACCCTCGCCATCGGGGCGGTCTTCCCCGGCGGGATCTACTTCCACGCCCTGTTCCCCCTCGCCGCCGGGACGCTGGCCCTGCTCGTCTGCGTCGCCGGGGTCAGGCGCGGCTCCTGGCCCGTGGCCGCCGCGGGCGGGTTCGCCGCGGCGGCCTGCCACCTCGTCGGCGCGGCCGCCGTCGGGATGCTGCTGCTGAGCGCCTTGTTCGCCTGGCGGGG
Coding sequences within:
- a CDS encoding helix-turn-helix domain-containing protein, with amino-acid sequence MPVTGATRADGHGVRMTRTGGRWRVTRPWPAHLRPFLHSYAGYWEAAATPYRVRLVPTGRAVVLINLGEPFAQVRRLADDTGLTGQATGALVVGLEDGPRVCDHPGGQEAIRLELTPLGAYRLFALPMGELTNRAVGLGDILGPSARLLVDRMAATRSWTTRFDLLDAALTARLDSGPVPAPEVVQAWRLLRRTGGTVPIGRIAAEVGWSQGHLVRRFTQQVGLTPKASARVLRFRRAVRLLTSEHVTPADVTAACGYYDQAHLNREFRALADTTPGRMAGARLAEGALTL
- a CDS encoding lactonase family protein; protein product: MDGGASTTDQGDRPRGPRAYIGSFTTGGGHGITTAAVDPATGALTPLATANGIVNPACLALGGGGRFLYAVSDSDDGEGVVAAYRTAADGLVPLGRPAPVGGRGPTHLGLAGGRLLTAHYASGSVSSLRLGADGSPAGDLCVLAHEGAGPDPDRQTGPHAHQVLADPSGRWILSVDLGTDSVRVCALDPATGALRLHAETALPAGSGPRHLVFAPGGGTAYVVHELEPLLTVCRWDAATGRLDPAGGVPLASPEAAGVREYPSVGLVSGDGRFLRVAVRGSNVLHTFALSGDAGEPRHVQTLPCGGSWPRDLAADPSGRRVYVSNEWSGDVTWFEADSRTGRLSRSGQVEVPAAACVVFA
- a CDS encoding lamin tail domain-containing protein — encoded protein: MSASLPTRRLLAAVLAAGSLVGATALPAAAHDDDRRDRRAARYSALAIGDVQHESLTRTRGRTVNDLNREWVEVRNNGRQAVELRGFTLTDREGNRYRFDRLRLDGRSSVRVHTGQGRDTRTDVYQDSRREIWDERDTATLRDARGNIVDTQSWGGREGRRR
- a CDS encoding RNA ligase family protein, with translation MDGSAPRTPPAGARGPDADWSPYPKIPSRARPGGAGRAAREWVAQEKVHGANFAVHCDRRGVRPAKRRELLAEGGLDDFFGVARIWPALAVAAGRCAAALRRRYGADPTAPVTLYGELAGGRYPHPDVPHAPGAEPVQTGVWYAPGLLWLPFDAVVRTGDGTCWAGERALREAAAAAGLHCAPLLARGTLARVQEASPVFETRVPALLGLPALPGNLAEGIVVKPACDWWVVPGPDPATGGGARPVAKVKHPAFAEDQRYAGSRPYTAPPEGAAGVPGWLLSQAAALLTPARAAAAVGKLGPRTPAGEVAAEIARDAALDLADSVGGLDGSLAAALERSLHPGALALARFDAADRRRRP
- a CDS encoding type III effector protein, which translates into the protein MTTPQQPAGPPGSPASFPAAAAALDAIGRAVQDAHGQEADGPRDTDSALAALLLLREVREQLASWESGLIETARAAGASWADLAGPLGVASRQAAERRYLRLRPGAVGATGEQRVQATRDSRAAQRSVNTWARQNAGDLRQLAGQVSALTGLDRPGSASIGRVRSALAGDDAADLLGPLSAAAPHVRAGHPELADRIDAVNRHTDRVRRASDRRRQGADGVE
- a CDS encoding Hsp20/alpha crystallin family protein, translated to MLMRTDPFREMDRLAQQLLGPGTWSRPSAMPMDAYRDGDTYVIAFDIPGVAKEAVDIDVERNMLTVRAERRPAAKSDQAQVELSERPLGVFSRQVVLADTLDTEHIEADYDAGVLTLRIPIAERAKPRKIAIGDGSRRQISS
- a CDS encoding DUF2267 domain-containing protein, translated to MTLRWDAFIERVRERGEYGSRDEADRAARVVLALLGAHLVGEDRARVAAGLPEAYALILLNPLRAAEPLDPQRFVRATAAWIEGATEATARWDVSAVLSVVADSLDDEVLRRVLLQLPPGYDLLFGRPQEA